The following proteins are co-located in the Tripterygium wilfordii isolate XIE 37 chromosome 2, ASM1340144v1, whole genome shotgun sequence genome:
- the LOC120006557 gene encoding uncharacterized protein LOC120006557 — translation MNLSEKDDTTDSESEIEMEISGLLDSDNEDAELDIQGEDEQGSVIKLGKRKREAIYQLMDYGLSKTLSGGGFRRKKTRDKLCNILRKLVGQHDWKTASQVVMVLLKRTFTCRDKSHSTRLIFSVLLELIKQVDSGYLRNPYKMQKIYAMWLRRVQSKEDKVSILVECTLHFLTQRKPEEALNLASSLMQQDDLPSLPISNMIIGMIFYIKSFSSVAKDMQYAFSDSWYSPKEPNTLGSKFNDQVGNSAASNAEGWHLWLLPCKSLLSTDEGIKYDLDYKRAVEYLRLALDSSHPMLPALAPLIQLLLFGRKFDEAFDTVNKFCENSHTPLPFRLKASLLEHFCGDDYAMLSACYEDILKRDPTCSYSLERLVSMHNNGDYAVESLFDMIVLHLDGTFAQHKTWKEFADCFLKLYKIEKDGNVLYSICKDSIKTWKLRRRWWSRRHFSPDILASEIAGGDFPLLTYKAACAYHLYGMEFGYVSKACACLEKEQINSDLFAYLKNSTSIPSYFM, via the exons ATGAATTTGTCAGAGAAAGACGACACAACAGATTCTGAAAGTGAAATCGAAATGGAGATTAGTGGCTTATTAGATAGTGATAATGAAGACGCAGAACTGGATATTCAAGGTGAAGATGAGCAAGGCAGTGTTATAAAACTCGGGAAACGCAAAAGGGAGGCAATTTATCAGttaatggattatggattatcaaAAACATTATCTGGGGGAGGTTTTCGAAGGAAGAAGACTCGCGATAAGTTGTGCAATATCTTGCGCAAGCTGGTGGGACAACATGATTGGAAGACGGCTAGCCAAGTTGTAATGGTGTTACTGAAACGGACTTTCACTTGCAGAGATAAATCTCATTCCACCCGACTCATATTTTCG GTTTTGTTGGAGCTAATTAAGCAAGTGGATAGCGGATATCTTCGCAACCCATACAAGATGCAGAAGATTTACGCCATGTGGCTGAGGAGAGTTCAGTCTAAGGAA GACAAAGTTTCAATTTTGGTGGAGTGCACCCTTCACTTCCTTACACAAAGAAAACCGGAGGAAGCACTAAATCTTGCATCTAG CCTGATGCAACAAGATGATTTACCGAGTCTTCCTATATCGAATATGATTATAGGCATGATATTCTATATAAAATCATTTTCAAGCGTAGCAAAAGATATGCAGTATGCATTTTCAGACTCATGGTACTCCCCAAAGGAGCCAAACACGCTCGGTTCAAAATTCAACGACCAGGTTGGAAACTCAGCAGCTTCTAATGCAG AGGGCTGGCATTTGTGGCTGTTGCCTTGCAAGTCGCTGCTCTCTACTGACGAGGGCATCAAATATGACTTAGACTATAAAAGGGCCGTGGAGTACTTACGATTGGCTCTCGACTCATCACACCCAATGTTACCGGCATTAGCTCCATTGATACAG TTGTTACTGTTTGGAAGAAAATTTGATGAAGCTTTTGACACAGTCAACAAGTTTTGTGAGAATTCACACACACCACTTCCTTTCAG ATTAAAGGCCAGCCTTCTTGAACATTTCTGTGGTGACGACTATGCGATGCTTTCAGCctgttatgaagatattctgAAAAGGGATCCAACATGTTCCTATTCACTGGAAAGGCTTGTGAGCATGCATAataatg GAGACTATGCTGTGGAATCTCTTTTTGACATGATAGTTTTGCATTTGGATGGCACCTTTGCACAacacaaaacatggaaagaaTTTGCAGACTGCTTTCTTAAACTCTATAAAATTGAAAAGGATGGTAACGTTCTCTATTCTATCTGTAAGGACTCAATCAAGACTTGGAAACTACGCCGCAGATGGTGGTCCAGACGGCACTTCAGCCCAGACATCCTTGCCTCAGAAATTGCTGGAG GTGACTTTCCTTTGTTAACTTATAAAGCAGCATGTGCATATCACTTGTATGGAATGGAGTTTGGATATGTTTCAAAGGCTTGTGCTTGTCTGGAGAAGGAACAGATAAACAGTGACTTGTTTGCATACTTGAAGAATTCCACCAGCATCCCTTCTTACTTCATGTAG
- the LOC120006547 gene encoding uncharacterized protein LOC120006547, with amino-acid sequence MEWLAEEFPIGTMASPPLLLCSEPRLGPLFFNPQCNTFARLFSSPSLAPPFLSPHPPRLSLSRFLITTCPSILPSTASSIDSAFGPENDPVSSLPLSHNRLQLLHFNGDGVVAFFPTGDNLDQIGFLLLSVKDGNLGVDAENEFVFRVEKHSHNRIVRILVQSLDFRGESSDCSTIGYLMAFTICSVDWFSIKLKASRKRPFLGYLGCKKFKSCSIVGACWSPHLPEECLVLLESGELFLFDMGSDCSTSNFKGTRLRVPWHDYGSSRWLGCEFSWHARILIVARSDAVFLADARSDEYEITCLAKIEMLGMYASIEKQFLAISKAGSDGFRFVLASDNLLVIYDVRKPLMPILQWVHNLDQPCFIDVFRLSELRSLLKDVTCEWATESGFCIALGSFWNCEFKLFCYGPRLPSCKESDTPEISNYCTSIYAWELPSNFFLSGRECPCGNCLLREDFAKEAALNDWRQTTDIVLGFGVLSKDLSSLLSESGESGGFMLIRLMSSGKLESQRYSASWSLVKKFDGTHGVSLPPVLDNGLYDMGVEEYKFPKRFKYLKLNYLNVFLNGALSQHLASSMKNCDKMKTRQKKNSDFLENLREKLEICRSSQSRISPAIEAVFDDISVPTSIHEVASKRVWAALPMELLQLAFSSHSECLRILVDQKKVSLEFLAVGDLSQLPPFFLRKPSCWSCKSDALVGPVVPLPVLRAIHKFQKGCPNLEEKVGDLLISHSDFSLASELELVGEEVKQVAKEKSMSGYLPQLHDDAAVSLDDGTEEMRVDSKKLKHFISYHPTAFDCSGNNGLYDGNYTTFIAKVHEEPVSKEKMESVGLEMFDDLCPIELKFDARDVKFGAKELKAHNAFKRQFAEWQKSSKPYQEFCTKFKLQKPF; translated from the coding sequence ATGGAGTGGTTGGCAGAGGAATTCCCGATAGGAACGATGGCTAGCCCGCCACTCCTCCTCTGTTCGGAGCCCAGGCTTGGACCTCTATTCTTCAACCCGCAATGCAATACATTTGCCCGACTTTTCTCGTCTCCCTCTCTCGCTCCTCCTTTTCTCTCCCCTCATCCACCTCGCCTCTCTCTTTCCAGGTTTCTCATCACTACTTGTCCTTCTATCCTCCCCTCCACTGCCTCCTCCATTGACTCTGCATTTGGCCCAGAAAACGACCctgtttcttctcttcctttgtcCCACAACCGCCTCCAGCTCCTCCACTTCAATGGGGATGGTGTTGTTGCGTTTTTTCCGACAGGGGACAATCTTGACCAAATTGGGTTCCTCTTGCTTTCTGTTAAAGATGGAAATTTGGGAGTTGATGCTGAAAACGAATTTGTTTTCAGAGTGGAGAAGCATTCCCATAACCGGATTGTTAGGATTCTGGTGCAATCTTTGGATTTTCGAGGTGAGTCTTCTGATTGTTCTACAATTGGGTATTTGATGGCCTTTACCATCTGTTCTGTTGATTGGTTTAGTATTAAATTAAAGGCAAGTAGGAAAAGACCATTTTTGGGTTATTTGGGTTGTAAAAAGTTTAAGAGTTGCTCCATTGTGGGAGCTTGTTGGAGTCCTCATCTGCCAGAGGAGTGCCTGGTATTGTTAGAAAGTGGTGAACTGTTCTTGTTTGATATGGGGTCTGATTGCTCTACGTCTAATTTCAAAGGGACCAGATTGAGAGTTCCGTGGCATGATTATGGTAGTTCCAGATGGTTGGGTTGTGAGTTCAGCTGGCATGCTAGAATTTTGATTGTTGCACGTTCAGATGCTGTTTTCCTGGCTGATGCAAGGTCTGATGAATATGAGATCACTTGTTTAGCAAAAATTGAGATGCTGGGTATGTATGCATCAATTGAGAAgcagtttcttgcaatttccaAGGCAGGTTCTGATGGATTCCGATTCGTTTTGGCTTCTGATAACTTGTTAGTTATTTATGATGTGCGTAAGCCTTTGATGCCAATATTGCAGTGGGTGCACAATCTTGATCAACCTTGCTTCATTGATGTATTTAGATTATCTGAACTGAGGTCACTGTTAAAGGATGTTACTTGTGAATGGGCTACTGAATCAGGGTTTTGCATTGCATTGGGATCATTTTGGAATTGTGAGTTTAAGCTCTTCTGTTATGGTCCACGTTTGCCGTCTTGTAAGGAATCTGATACACCAGAAATTTCAAATTACTGTACATCAATTTATGCATGGGAGCTTCCTTCAAATTTCTTCTTGTCCGGGCGCGAGTGTCCTTGTGGAAATTGTCTCCTCAGAGAAGATTTTGCAAAGGAGGCTGCCCTGAATGACTGGCGGCAGACAACAGATATCGTTTTAGGCTTTGGAGTCCTTAGCAAGGATCTAAGTTCGTTGCTTTCTGAATCTGGAGAATCGGGTGGGTTTATGCTAATTAGGCTTATGAGCTCTGGAAAGCTTGAATCTCAGAGATATTCCGCCTCATGGAGTTTGGTTAAAAAATTTGATGGAACTCATGGAGTCTCATTGCCTCCTGTTCTAGATAATGGACTGTATGATATGGGTGTAGAGGAGTACAAATTTCCCAAAAGGTTTAAGTATCTAAAGCTTAATTACCTTAATGTTTTTTTAAATGGTGCTCTCTCTCAACATCTTGCGTCAAGTATGAAAAATTGTGACAAAATGAAAACCCGGCAGAAAAAAAACTCAGATTTTCTTGAGAATTTACGTGAAAAGTTGGAGATTTGTCGATCCAGTCAATCGAGAATCTCTCCTGCTATCGAAGCTGTATTTGACGACATCAGTGTGCCGACAAGCATTCACGAGGTTGCCTCAAAAAGAGTATGGGCAGCATTGCCTATGGAACTCCTGCAACTTGCCTTTTCAAGCCACTCTGAATGTCTTCGCATACTGGTAGATCAGAAAAAggtttctttggaatttctagcAGTTGGAGACTTATCCCAATTGCCTCCTTTTTTCTTGCGGAAACCTTCATGCTGGTCCTGTAAAAGTGATGCGCTTGTTGGTCCGGTTGTTCCTCTTCCCGTTCTACGAGCAATTCACAAGTTTCAGAAGGGCTGTCCAAATTTGGAAGAAAAGGTAGGTGATTTACTGATTTCTCACTCTGATTTCTCACTAGCGTCAGAGCTTGAACTTGTAGGGGAAGAAGTTAAGCAAGTGGCCAAGGAAAAGTCTATGTCGGGTTATTTGCCTCAGCTCCATGATGATGCTGCTGTCTCTCTTGATGATGGCACAGAAGAAATGAGGGTTGACTCTAAGAAACTGAAACATTTTATTTCATACCATCCAACTGCTTTTGATTGCTCTGGTAATAACGGTCTTTACGATGGTAATTATACTACCTTCATTGCCAAAGTGCACGAGGAGCCTGTTTCGAAGGAAAAAATGGAGTCTGTGGGACTGGAAATGTTTGATGATCTATGCCCCATTGAATTAAAATTTGATGCTCGTGATGTGAAGTTTGGGGCAAAGGAATTAAAAGCGCACAATGCCTTTAAGAGACAGTTCGCAGAGTGGCAAAAAAGCTCCAAACCATACCAGGAATTTTGTACCAAGTTCAAACTCCAAAAGCCCTTTTGA
- the LOC120009963 gene encoding uncharacterized protein LOC120009963, which produces MALLPGSKLYGKLTRYPCKSFQEVQARAHVQIKWEEDEGRLPERPIEQPKKSEQKQVSSEAPRYPRRDPKPIDLKKKPRSLEYNLAIPPNEVLSVLKKMGDVVRWPNKVRKPLDQRDTSKWCEFHNDYGHTIDDCFTLKKEVIQLLKKGYLRDLLSERGKATMAQAERQEDEQKPPPPEKTINVIFGGSEISGITHTSAKKHVKQTENSEVWNDKPMVQFTRQVINFTDDEITRLLNPHDDALVITLQIANCEVKRIMIDDDSSANLLFMSTLQAMGLSEADIIRSPIPLIGFSGEQQYTIGSIPLQVYAKGINLQV; this is translated from the coding sequence atggctcttcttcctggaagcaaATTGTACGGAAAGCTTACTCGTTATCCATGTAAGTCATTTCAAGAAGTGCAAGCAAGAGCACACGTTCAAATCAaatgggaagaagatgaaggaagactTCCAGAACGACCAATAGAGCAGCCGAAGAAATCTGAACAAAAGCAAGTAAGTTCGGAGGCCCCACGTTATCCTCGCAGAGATCCCAAGCCGATTGATTTGAAGAAAAAACCCCGATCTCTTGAATATAATTTGGCGATCCCACCAAATGAAGTCTTATCAgtgttgaagaaaatgggagatgttGTTCGATGGCCCAACAAAGTTCGTAAACCGCTAGATCAAcgggatacttccaaatggtgtgaaTTTCACAACGATTATGGGCATACAATAGATGATTGTTTTACcctaaaaaaagaagtaatccaattgttaaagaaaggttatcttcgggATTTACTATCTGAAAGAGGAAAAGCAACAATGGCCCAAGCCGAAAGACAAGAAGACGAACAGAAACCACCTCCCCCAGAAAAGACGATTAACGTGATATTCGGCGGATCAGAAATTAGCGGGATTACACACACAtcggcaaagaaacatgtcaagcagacggagaattctgaggtatggaatgaCAAGCCGATGGTACAATTCACGAGACAAGTCATCAATTTCACAGACGATGAGATTACGAGATTACTAAATCCGCATGATGATGCCTTGGTAATtactttgcaaattgccaattgtgaagttaaaagaatcatgattgacGATGACAGTTCAGCAAATTTACTGTTTATGTCCACACTTcaagcaatgggactttcagAAGCCGATATAATTAGAAGTCCTATTCCACTCATCGGTTTCAGCGGAGAACAACAATACACCATCGGGTCTATTCCTTTGCAAGTATACGcaaaaggaataaatctccaggtttga